The segment ACGATTTCCACTGCGGACCTTCCGCCGACGGTGCATGCCCGGTTCGTACGGACAATTCGGACACCATCCAGGGTACGCGGACACGAAAAAGCCCCGCACTGACAGTGCGGGGCTTTTCGATGGAGCCGATGACGAGAATCGAACTCGCGTAGCCTGTTTGGAAGACAGGGGCTCTACCATTGAGCTACATCGGCATGCAAACAACAGTCGTGGGATCGCCAGTTCCGTCGCCTGCGTTTCAAGACTGTACCCAACGCCGCCGCCGGATTCCAAACCGGCCCGCCGCGAGCGGTTCGTCCGAACGTCATCGGTGGGGCGCCCACTGGGGGCTACTATCGGTTGCTGTTCAATGGTGTCCGTACGACGGGGTGTGGCGCAGCTTGGTAGCGCATCCGCTTTGGGAGCGGAGGGTCGCAGGTTCAATTCCTGTCACCCCGACAAAAGAGAGCCGCAGGCACGGCTCGCCGTGTTCGTGGCGAGCGAGATCAGACAGCAAGCCAGAACCACCAGCAAGCAAGAACCACCAGAAGGAGCATGTCCCGTGAAGAGCACCGTCGAGCAGCTGAGCCCGACGCGAGTCCGTATCAACGTTGAGGTGCCCTTCGAGGAGCTCAAGCCTGATTTCGACCGCGCGTACAAGGCTCTGGCTCAGCAGATCCGCCTCCCCGGCTTCCGTCCCGGCAAGGCTCCGGCCAAGTTGCTCGAGGCTCGCGTCGGCCGTGGTGCGGTTCTCGAGCAGGTCGTCAACGACGCTCTTCCCGCCCGCTACTCCGAGGCCGTGACCAACGAGAAGGTCAAGGTCATCGGCCAGCCCGAGATCGAGATCACCAAGATCGAGGACGGCACCGAGCTCACGTTCACCGCCGAGGTCGACGTCCGCCCCGAGATCGAGCTGCCCGACTACTCGACCATCAGCGTCGTCGTCGATCCGCTCGAGATCAAGGACGAGGCCGTCGACGAGCAGCTGCAGTCGCTGCGCCAGCGTTTCGGCACCCTGACCGGTGTCGATCGTCCCGTACAGTCGGGCGACTTCGTCTCGATCGATCTCTCGGCCACCGTCGAAGGCGAGAACGTGGAAGAGGCAACCGCGAGCGGACTGTCCCACGAGGTCGGCTCCGGCCAGCTCATCGAGGGACTCGACGACGCGATCATCGGCGTCTCCGCGGACGAGTCGAAGGAGTTCACCTCGACTCTGGTCGCCGGTGAGTACGCAGGCAAGGAAGCCGTCGTCACGGTCAAGGTCGTGTCCGTCAAGGAGCGCGAGCTGCCCGAGGCCGACGACGAGTTCGCTCAGCTGGCCAGCGAGTTCGACACGTTCGACGAGCTGCTGGCCGATCTGAAGACGCGCGTCGAACGGGTCGCGAAGGTCGAGCAGGCCGGTCAGATCCGCGACAAGGTGCTCGAGACGCTGCTCGAGACGCTCGAGATTCCGGCTCCCGAAGCTGTCGTCAAGGCCGAGGTCGATTCCCAGGTGCACGAGGCCATCCACGGCCTCGACCACAACGAGGAAGCACTCGCCGAGCTGCTCGAGTCGCAGGGTTCGAGCCGCGAGGAGTTCGACAAGGACGTCAAGGAAGGTGCCGAGAAGTCGGTGCGTACCCAGCTCCTTCTCGACGCGATCGCCGAAGCAGAGAACACGCAGGTCGGGCAGGAAGAGCTCACCGAGCGGATCATCTTCCAGGCGCAGCGCTACGGCATGCCGCCCGAGCAGTTCATTCAGCAGGTGCAGCAGGCCAACCAGCTCGGTGCCGTGTTCGCCGATGTCAAGCGCGGTAAGGCGCTGGCTTCGGTCGTCGAGCGCGTCACCGTGACCGACACCACCGGCGCGAGCGTCGACACCGCGGAGTTGTTCGGCAGCCCCGCCGATGCTCCCGACGAGGTCGAAGCAGCAGATTCTTCCGAGGGCGAACAAGAGAAGTAACGCTCACAGCGAACGACGGCGGTTCCGGGACTCCGGGGCCGCCGTCTTTCGTTAGTGTCTGTGTCAGGAACCAACGATTTGTTATGGAAAAGGCAGGTACCGTGACTGTTCAGAATCCGGCGGCTTCGCACCAGCAGAGTCCCGTCATGACTTCGGCTGCAGCAGGGCTGAATCTCAGCGACTCCGTGTACGAGCGTCTGCTTCAAAACCGCATCATTTTCCTCGGTACCCAGGTCGACGACGACATCGCCAACAAGTTGTGCGCTCAGATCCTGCTGCTCTCGGCCGAGGACCCCACCCGCGACATCGCGCTGTACATCAACTCGCCCGGTGGCTCGGTCACCGCGGGTATGGCCATTTTCGACACGATGGAATTCGCCGAGTGCGACATCGCGACCTACGGAATGGGCCTGGCTGCCTCGATGGGGCAGTTCCTGCTCTCGGCCGGTGCCAAGGGCAAGCGTTACGCCCTGCCGCACGCGCGCATCATGATGCACCAGCCTTCGGCCGGTATCGGCGGCAGCGCCTCCGACATCGCCATCATGGCCGAGCAGTTCGCGCACACCAAGCGCGAGATGGCAGAGCTGATCGCCCTGCACACGGGTCAGACCGTCGAGCAGATCACCGAAGACTCCGATCGTGACCGCTGGTTCACGGCGCAGGCCGCCAAGGAATACGGGTTCGTGGATCACGTCGTCAGCCGTGCGCGGCAGGCCGGCGGAATCGGCGAGTAAATCGGCCGCTCCCGGCGACCCTCGATCACTTACATCTTGGAGAAACGATGACAAACCTGTTCGACCCCAATCAGCTGCCGTCCTCCCGATACATCCTGCCCTCCTTCGTCGAGCACTCCAGCTACGGCGTGAAGGAATCGAACCCGTACAACAAGCTGTTCGAGGAGCGCATCATCTTCCTCGGCGTCCAGGTCGACGACGCGTCCGCAAACGACGTCATGGCGCAGCTGTTGGTGCTCGAGGGCCTCGATCCCGACCGAGACATCACGATGTACATCAACTCGCCCGGTGGCTCGTTCACCTCGCTGATGGCGATCTACGACACGATGCAGTACGTCCGCGCCGATGTTGCGACCGTATGCCTCGGCCAGGCCGCGTCGGCCGCGGCCGTCCTGCTCGCCGCCGGCACCCCCGGTAAGCGTGCGGCGCTGCCCAACGCCCGCGTGCTGATTCACCAGCCCTCGAGCGGTGGCATCCAGGGCCAGGTGTCCGACCTGGAGATCCAGGCC is part of the Rhodococcus sp. SBT000017 genome and harbors:
- the tig gene encoding trigger factor — translated: MKSTVEQLSPTRVRINVEVPFEELKPDFDRAYKALAQQIRLPGFRPGKAPAKLLEARVGRGAVLEQVVNDALPARYSEAVTNEKVKVIGQPEIEITKIEDGTELTFTAEVDVRPEIELPDYSTISVVVDPLEIKDEAVDEQLQSLRQRFGTLTGVDRPVQSGDFVSIDLSATVEGENVEEATASGLSHEVGSGQLIEGLDDAIIGVSADESKEFTSTLVAGEYAGKEAVVTVKVVSVKERELPEADDEFAQLASEFDTFDELLADLKTRVERVAKVEQAGQIRDKVLETLLETLEIPAPEAVVKAEVDSQVHEAIHGLDHNEEALAELLESQGSSREEFDKDVKEGAEKSVRTQLLLDAIAEAENTQVGQEELTERIIFQAQRYGMPPEQFIQQVQQANQLGAVFADVKRGKALASVVERVTVTDTTGASVDTAELFGSPADAPDEVEAADSSEGEQEK
- a CDS encoding ATP-dependent Clp protease proteolytic subunit, yielding MEKAGTVTVQNPAASHQQSPVMTSAAAGLNLSDSVYERLLQNRIIFLGTQVDDDIANKLCAQILLLSAEDPTRDIALYINSPGGSVTAGMAIFDTMEFAECDIATYGMGLAASMGQFLLSAGAKGKRYALPHARIMMHQPSAGIGGSASDIAIMAEQFAHTKREMAELIALHTGQTVEQITEDSDRDRWFTAQAAKEYGFVDHVVSRARQAGGIGE
- a CDS encoding ATP-dependent Clp protease proteolytic subunit: MTNLFDPNQLPSSRYILPSFVEHSSYGVKESNPYNKLFEERIIFLGVQVDDASANDVMAQLLVLEGLDPDRDITMYINSPGGSFTSLMAIYDTMQYVRADVATVCLGQAASAAAVLLAAGTPGKRAALPNARVLIHQPSSGGIQGQVSDLEIQAAEIERMRRLMETTLGRHTGKDPDVIRKDTDRDKILTAEQAKDYGIIDTVFEYRKLSAQK